The stretch of DNA CCGAGGACGCGCTCAAGGACTACCACCGGCAGCTCGAGCGGGTGTTCAACGAGGTCCGCGAGCTGGAGCGGGCCGTGGCCGTCGCCTCCCCCTCGGTGGAGGAGGAGCAGCCGATCCCGCCGAAGGTCGACACGACGATCACCCAGGCGCAGTTGGAGCGCATCGCCGACGTGGCGCTGGAGTTCCCCGAGGGCTTCGTCCCGCACCCGCGCGTCAAGACGGTCCTCGACCGCCGCGTGCAGATGAGCCGCGAGGGCGGTATCGACTGGGCGTTCGGCGAGCTGCTGGCACTGGGCGCGACGGCGATGGACGGCAGGCTCGTCCGGATGGCCGGCCAGGACACCCGCCGTGGCACCTTCGTGCAACGGCACGCAGCACTCATCGACTGGCACAACGGCACCGAGTTCCTGCCGCTGCAGCACCTGTCGGACGACCAGGAACGCGTCCTGATGTACGACTCGGCGTTGACCGAGTACGCCGCACTGGGCTTCGAGTACGGCTACTCGGTGGCCAACCGTGACGCGCTGGTGCTGTGGGAGGCGCAGTTCGGCGACTTCGTCAACGGCGCCCAGTCGGTCATCGACGAGTACCTGTCGTCCGGTGAGGCGAAGTGGGGCCAGCAGTCGGGTGTGGTGCTGCTGCTGCCGCACGGCCACGAGGGTCAGGGCCCGGACCACACCTCCGGTCGGCCGGAGCGGTTCCTGCAGCTGTGCGCCGAGGGTTCGATGACGGTCGCCATCCCGTCGACGCCGGCGAACTACTTCCACCTGCTGCGCCGGCACGTCCTCGACGGCGTGCACCGCCCCATGGTCGTGTTCACCCCGAAGTCGATGCTGCGCAACAAGGCGGCCGTCTCCTCGGTCACCGACTTCACCGAGGGCAAGTTCGAGTCGGTGCTGCCGGACACCTCCGCGGCGGACAACGGCGCGATCACCAAGGTCGTGATGTGCACCGGCAAGATCTACTACGAGCTGGACGCCTACCGGACGGCCAACGACATCACCGACACCGCGATCGTGCGGCTGGAGCAGCTGTACCCGCTCCCCCGACGCAAGCTCAACTACGTGCTCGACATGTACCCGAACGCGAAGAGCTTCCTGTGGTGCCAGGAGGAGCCGAAGAACCAGGGCGCGTGGCCGTTCCTGGTCGAGGCGCTGCCCGAGGCCTCTCCGCGGCTGCTGGGCCTGTCCCGGTCGTCGCGGCGCGCGATGGCGGCACCGTCGGCCGGCTCCGCCCGGGTGCACGAGGTCGAGCAGAAGCAGGTCATCGCCAAGGCGTTCGGACGCTGACCACCGTCTGAGCTGCCCCGCTCCACCCCGGGCCCCGTCGCGCAGGTCGCGACGGGGCCCGGGTCGTTCGCCGCACCGGTCACGACCGCGGTCGTCGCCCGGCTAGGTTGACTGACGTGACCAGCGCCGACCCCGCACCGCCCGCAGCCACCCCGACCTCCCCCGACCCGGCCCTGCCCACGGCGGTCGCGCCCGGTCGCATCGTGCTCATCCGCCACGGCGAGACCGAGTGGAGCGCCACCGGCCGGCACACCTCGGTCACCGACATCCACCTGACGCCCCACGGCGAGGACCAGGCGCGCCGCATCCCGGAGATCCTCACCGCGCTGCGGGTGCACCCGGTGACCGTGCTGGCCAGCCCCCGGGTGCGGGCCCGGCGCACCGCCGAGCTCGCCGGCCTGCAACCGGAGATCGAGCCCGACCTGGCCGAGTGGAACTACGGCGACTACGAGGGCCTCACCACCGCGCAGATCCGGGACGCACGACCCGGGTGGAGCCTGTTCACCGACGGCGCCCCGGGTGGCGACTCCCCGGCCGCGATCGGCGAGCGGGCCGACCGGGTCCTGCACCGGGCCCGTGGCCTGCTGGCCGGCGGCGACGTCGCCCTGGTCTGCCACGGGCACATGAGCCGGGTGCTCGCCGCCCGGTGGGTGGGACTGGACGCCGGGTGCGCGCGGGTCCTCGCCCAGGACCCGGCCTGTGTGACGGTGCTGGGCTCCTACCGGGGCGACCCGATCATCGACCACGCGAACGTGCCGCCGGGGCCGGCCAACGCCTCGACCGGCACTCCCGAGCGCCACCACTGAGCGCCCCCACCGAGCCGGGCCCACCGGCCTCCGACCCGCAGTGACCCCGACTCAGCGAGTCACTCCACCCCCGACCCCGTCACGAACCGGAGACCACGCGTGCCCGACCTGCACCCCCCGCACACCCCGGCCGATCCGCGGATCCGCGACGTCACCCCGGCCGACGTCGCCGCGGTCGTCGGCCTGATCCACGAACTGGCGCTGTACGAGAAACTGCCGGACGAGTGCCATGTCACCGCCGAGCTGCTCTCCGCTGCGCTGTTCGCGCCGCAGCCGTCGGTGTTCGCCCAGGTCGCCGTGGTCGACGGTACGGTCGCCGGCTTCGCGATGTGGTTCCTGAACTTTTCCACCTGGGAGGGCGTGCACGGGATCCACCTCGAGGACCTCTACGTCCGGCCGGAGCACCGCGGCTCCGGGCTCGGCAAGGCCCTGCTGAGCCATCTCGCCGCGATCGCGGTGAGCCGCGGCTACGCCCGGGTCGAGTGGTCGGTACTGGACTGGAACACCCCCAGCATCGACTTCTACCGCGCGCTCGGCGCGGAGCCGATGGACGGCTGGACGACGTTCCGGCTCACCGGTCCGGCGCTGGCCCGAACAGGGACGGGAACCGCCTGATCCACTCGTTGGACGCCTTGGACAGCAGCAGCGCCAGGGTGCCCACCCCGACGACGACGAGCGCGAGCCCCGGCAGCACCTGCGCGCTGGGTACGGCCAGGTAGAAGCCCACGAGCGCGAAGATGAGTTCGACGACGATAGCCGGGGTGCGCGCCCAGCGCCGCCCCAGCAGCAGCCCGCGGGCCACCGCGGCGATCAGCAGCGCGAGCACGACGAAGTACGACGCGGTGGCCAGCGCCCATTTCAGGTCGGCGTCCTCGCGGGCCAGGATCACCACCACGGCGACGACGACGACCAGCGCGGCCTGGGCGACGGCCACCCAGGCCGCCAGCCGGACCGGCGGGGGCGGCGGGATGCTGACGGGCGGCGGATCGACGGGGGCGCTCACGGCACCCAGGCTAATCGCGCCCCGCCCCCGGGCTTCGTCACAGCGCCGTCGACGCGGGCGGCGCGGGGACCGCCGGTAGGCTCCGGGCACACATGCGCGCCCTGTTGATCGTCAATCCGCACGCGACCGCCACCACCGCCCGGCGTCGTGATCTGCTGGCGCACGCACTGGCGAGTCAGATGAAGCTGCGCATCGCGCACACCACCGGCCGTGGGCATGCCGCCGAGCTCGCGGCGCGGGCGGCCGCCGACGGGTTCGGCCTGGTGGTCGTGCACGCGGGTGACGGCACCGTCAACGAGACGGTCAACGGGTTGATGCAGAACCCGCCCGGCTCCCGACGTCCGGTCCTGGCCGTGGTGCCCGGCGGGTCGACGAACGTCTTCGCCCGTGCGCTGGGGCTCGCGCCCGATCCGACCGACGCCACCGAGCAGATCCTCGAGGCGCTGTCGCAGCGGCGGGTGCGCACGGTGTCCCTCGGCCGTGCCGACGACCGTTACTTCACCTTCAACGCCGGCTTGGGGCTGGACGCCGAGGTCGTGGCCGAGGTGGAGAAGCAGCGCGCCGACGGCAGCACCATCTCCAACGCGATGCACGTGCGCGAGCTGCTGAAGCTCTACGTCCGCGGTGACCGCGGCGCCGGGCCGCTACGACTGGAGATCCCGGGACGACCGCCGATCGACGGCGGCGTGCTCACCTTCGTCTCGAACGTGGACCCGTGGACGTTCGTCGGGAGCCGTCCTGTCCGCACCAACCCGGGGACCAGCCTGGACGGCGGGCTGGGTGTGTTCGCGTTGCGGTCGTTGTCGCTGCCCACGGTGCTACGGGTGGGCACGGCGCTGCTGCGCCGGGACGGCGACCCCCGGGGGCGGCAGCTCATCCGGCACGACGACA from Nakamurella deserti encodes:
- a CDS encoding histidine phosphatase family protein, with translation MPTAVAPGRIVLIRHGETEWSATGRHTSVTDIHLTPHGEDQARRIPEILTALRVHPVTVLASPRVRARRTAELAGLQPEIEPDLAEWNYGDYEGLTTAQIRDARPGWSLFTDGAPGGDSPAAIGERADRVLHRARGLLAGGDVALVCHGHMSRVLAARWVGLDAGCARVLAQDPACVTVLGSYRGDPIIDHANVPPGPANASTGTPERHH
- a CDS encoding GNAT family N-acetyltransferase produces the protein MPDLHPPHTPADPRIRDVTPADVAAVVGLIHELALYEKLPDECHVTAELLSAALFAPQPSVFAQVAVVDGTVAGFAMWFLNFSTWEGVHGIHLEDLYVRPEHRGSGLGKALLSHLAAIAVSRGYARVEWSVLDWNTPSIDFYRALGAEPMDGWTTFRLTGPALARTGTGTA
- a CDS encoding diacylglycerol/lipid kinase family protein; this translates as MRALLIVNPHATATTARRRDLLAHALASQMKLRIAHTTGRGHAAELAARAAADGFGLVVVHAGDGTVNETVNGLMQNPPGSRRPVLAVVPGGSTNVFARALGLAPDPTDATEQILEALSQRRVRTVSLGRADDRYFTFNAGLGLDAEVVAEVEKQRADGSTISNAMHVRELLKLYVRGDRGAGPLRLEIPGRPPIDGGVLTFVSNVDPWTFVGSRPVRTNPGTSLDGGLGVFALRSLSLPTVLRVGTALLRRDGDPRGRQLIRHDDIPALTVRSARPIGFQVDGDYLGKRTEVAFSSVPDALRVLV